A DNA window from Helianthus annuus cultivar XRQ/B chromosome 15, HanXRQr2.0-SUNRISE, whole genome shotgun sequence contains the following coding sequences:
- the LOC110913490 gene encoding uncharacterized protein LOC110913490, protein MASDQNIAVTPDQAMISNNLTSGTSLVTTTQSPPAVTRSLDLEFEAEGPPPGFGSITTVSSQTVVTDPFLYLPSQLQSRGPGGTSGNMFTPATTTGAQSSRLGSIPLITWANPSTIIPQTSMPQYYQLLVTSSMPPLYSAALTAALSTPPHQPVIMPAGIMNAPVTPGNQVYFPGYCYAPPYGYLPSYGGSTYPPQGTTQGSTQSPYAAYMPPWWAFPASQPVYTQTPPTAELVYDRGNAVRPRVSPIGSSNPMPDIVLGIDTPPVQPINVEEDKLTRPYKPIDATFRSKFTRRIAEAPIKEKPKMPQTVGKYDGLGDPDDHLNLFKSAGEVACWSMPLWCKMFVQTLVGAARVWWDSLPTGEIDSFEDLESKFILQFSQQRRHTKDRNELLHIRRRDNETVENFIIRFNKESLAIPGVTNDLACGAFLQGVNDDELLRTLHGRDGVPPTIDEILRIAKVYVIQEKAVAASHAANRKKEALKNQEEREHRGSRGKGRGDRYQRNDKADTRYDRHRNSYSRSEPSKPRSEYPNLSKTPAEILASENFKFNPPKLLKDNPNKDTTKKQIEYFVKVGKLAHLVRDIKQGPPVVKEENDKAAGKRPQELNMVHADMGKGAKRSFSTLEPWMLATMTIEPRMEDLHLTTDALIISAAVGDYRMRRMLVDTGSSEDIIYEHCFNRMQPEDRKLLESVHAPIKGFTGEKVDPIGQITFPVTFGQELRERTILLTFLVVRAESYHNVIIGRFTLGKLDAIVSTARGFMKFPTPRGIATVFRDKIGEVLNTKRCRQGPTGATGPERWVLSTRHPDQMVTIGDTLSPEIKNDLKQLLRRNVDIFAFEHSDMTGVPRDKAEHKLATLPGIKPVAQGKRSMAPDRKATVVKEVRKLVEAGILRETQYHTWVANLVMVKKPDGTWRMCIDFKDLNKACPKDAYPLPEIDFKVDSLVPYRYKCFLDAYKGYHQIKMSKEDEEKTAFHTDVGIFYYTKMPFGLRNAGATYQRLMDKVFETQIGRNLEVYVDDLVIKSREEKQMLEDIEETFQRLREYNIKLNPKKCSFGVEEGKFLGVVVTRDGFKANPEKVAAIARMPSPRTLKEAQALNGRLVAINRFLARHAEKSLPFIKTLKDCLNKKNFKRTSEAEKVLQDMKRFIEGLPMLTAPRPNEVLKMYLAAAHTAVSVVLMVKRDGRQTPIYYISRVLAGPETRYPTLEKLVLALVHATR, encoded by the exons ATGGCAAGTGATCAGAACATAGCAGTAACCCCAGATCAAGCGATGATAAGCAACAACCTGACGTCGGGAACAAGCCTCGTTACTACCACACAGTCTCCCCCGGCCGTTACTAGGTCACTAGACCTGGAGTTCGAGGCGGAAGGACCACCGCCAGGTTTTGGCAGCATCACCACTGTCTCTTCTCAGACTGTGGTGACGGATCCGTTCCTTTACTTGCCCTCACAGTTGCAATCGAGGGGGCCAGGGGGAACTAGCGGTAACATGTTCACCCCAGCGACAACCACTGGTGCACAGTCGTCACGCCTTGGCTCCATTCCCCTTATTACATGGGCAAACCCTAGCACCATCATTCCACAAACCAGCATGCCCCAATACTATCAACTTCTGGTTACCAGCTCGATGCCGCCGCTGTACTCTGCGGCGCTTACAGCGGCATTGTCAACaccacctcaccaaccggttatcATGCCGGCCGGAATTATGAACGCTCCCGTCACACCAGGAAACCAAGTATACTTTCCCGGGTATTGTTATGCACCCCCATATGGGTATTTACCCTCATACGGAGGCTCAACGTACCCACCTCAAGGAACCACGCAGGGTAGCACTCAATCGCCATACGCGGCTTACATGCCGCCTTGGTGGGCTTTTCCAGCGTCACAACCAGTTTACACTCAGACTCCGCCAACGGCGGAACTTGTTTATGACAGAGGAAACGCGGTCAGGCCCCGGGTCTCTCCAATAGGAAGCTCCAATCCCATGCCAGACATCGTCCTGGGTATAGACACTCCTCCGGTACAACCTATAAATGTGGAAGAAGACAAACTCACCAGACCGTACAAGCCGATAGACGCGACTTTCCGGTCTAAGTTCACCAGAAGAATAGCCGAGGCCCCTATCAAGGAGAAACCCAAGATGCCTCAAACGGTTGGCAAATATGATGGCCTAGGCGACCCAGATGACCATCTCAACTTATTCAAAAGTGCCGGCGAGGTAGCCTGTTGGTCCATGCCTTTATGGTGCAAAATGTTCGTGCAAACGCTAGTAGGCGCGGCCCGAGTCTGGTGGGATAGTCTGCCTACGGGCGAGATAGACAGTTTTGAAGATTTAGAATCCAAATTTATCCTACAGTTCAGCCAGCAGCGTAGACACACGAAAGATAGAAACGAGCTCCTCCACATCCGTCGGCGAGACAATGAGACGGTGGAAAACTTTATTATCAGGTTCAATAAGGAAAGCCTAGCAATCCCAGGCGTGACAAATGATTTAGCATGTGGAGCCTTCCTTCAAGGTGTAAACGATGATGAGTTGTTGAGGACGCTTCATGGAAGGGACGGCGTGCCCCCAACAATCGATGAAATACTTCGAATAGCCAAAGTTTATGTCATACAAGAGAAGGCAGTGGCAGCTAGTCACGCGGCCAATAGGAAAAAAGAAGCTCTAAAAAATCAGGAGGAAAGAGAGCACCGGGGGTCTAGAGGTAAAGGCAGGGGAGACCGATACCAAAGGAATGATAAAGCGGACACGCGGTACGATAGACACCGAAATTCCTATTCAAGAAGCGAGCCGTCGAAACCTCGATCCGAATACCCCAACCTGAGCAAGACACCGGCAGAAATCTTAGCCTCGGAAAACTTCAAGTTCAACCCTCCAAAACTGCTGAAAGATAATCCCAACAAAGATACGA CTAAAAAACAGATCGAATATTTTGTAAAGGTGGGCAAATTGGCACACCTAGTAAGAGATATCAAGCAGGGTCCACCTGTCGTCAAGGAAGAAAACGATAAGGCGGCAGGCAAGAGGCCGCAGGAATTGAATATGGTACATGCGGATATGGGAAAAGGGGCAAAACGGAGTTTCTCCACGCTTGAACCCTGGATGTTAGCAACAATGACTATAGAACCTCGTATGGAGGACTTACACCTTACAACTGATGCCCTAATCATATCCGCTGCAGTGGGAGATTACCGCATGAGGCGAATGCTGGTTGACACCGGGAGCTCAGAAGACATTATCTATGAGCATTGCTTCAACAGAATGCAACCAGAAGATAGGAAACTGCTTGAATCAGTGCATGCTCCCATTAAAGGGTTCACAGGGGAAAAGGTTGACCCTATTGGTCAGATTACCTTCCCGGTAACATTTGGACAAGAACTCAGAGAAAGAACCATACTCCTAACCTTCCTTGTGGTCCGCGCTGAGTCATACCACAATGTGATTATCGGAAGGTTCACCCTGGGGAAGTTGGATGCTATAGTTTCTACAGCACGAGGATTCATGAAGTTCCCTACCCCGCGGGGTATTGCAACAGTGTTCCGTGACAAGATTGGAGAGGTATTAAATACCAAAAGATGCCGCCAAGGGCCCACTGGAGCTACGGGTCCAGAAAGGTGGGTACTAAGCACACGCCATCCGGACCAAATGGTCACAATCGGGGACACCCTTTCTCCAGAAATTAAAAACGACCTGAAGCAATTGCTAAGAAGAAATGTTGATATCTTCGCTTTCGAACATTCTGACATGACAGGAGTCCCCCGCGATAAAGCAGAGCACAAGCTAGCAACGCTCCCGGGCATCAAGCCGGTCGCACAAGGTAAACGCAGTATGGCCCCAGATCGAAAGGCAACGGTTGTCAAAGAAGTACGAAAATTGGTGGAAGCGGGAATCCTCAGAGAAACACAATACCATACATGGGTAGCCAACCTGGTAATGGTAAAAAAGCCAGACGGAACGTGgcgaatgtgcattgatttcAAAGATTTAAACAAAGCATGCCCCAAAGACGCGTACCCACTGCCTGAAATTGATTTTAAGGTCGATTCCCTGGTGCCTTACAGATATAAGTGTTTCCTAGACGCATATAAAGGGTATCATCAGATCAAGATGtccaaagaagatgaagaaaaaacgGCGTTTCACACCGATGTGGGCATTTTCTATTACACAAAGATGCCTTTCGGTTTACGAAATGCTGGAGCTACCTATCAGAGACTCATGGACAAGGTGTTCGAAACACAAATCGGACGAAATTTGGAGGTCTACGTCGACGACCTAGTAATCAAAAGCAGGGAAGAAAAGCAAATGTTAGAGGACATTGAGGAAACTTTCCAAAGGCTTAGAGAGTATAACATCAAGCTCAACCCAAAGAAATGCTCTTTCGGGGTAGAAGAAGGGAAGTTCCTAGGGGTAGTTGTCACCCGAGATGGTTTTAAAGCTAACCCAGAAAAGGTGGCCGCCATAGCACGGATGCCTTCCCCACGAACATTGAAGGAAGCCCAAGCTTTAAATGGACGGCTAGTGGCGATCAACAGATTCCTGGCAAGGCATGCTGAGAAATCCTTGCCTTTCATTAAAACGTTGAAAGATTGCCTCAACAAGAAGAATTTCAAACGGACCAGCGAAGCGGAAAAAGTCTTGCAAGACATGAAGCGTTTCATAGAAGGACTACCCATGCTGACAGCACCAAGGCCTAATGAGGTGTTAAAGATGTATTTAGCAGCAGCTCACACCGCAGTAAGCGTTGTGCTTATGGTAAAGCGAGATGGGAGACAAACGCCAATATATTACATCAGCCGGGTATTGGCGGGACCCGAAACGCGATATCCCACGCTGGAAAAGCTGGTTTTAGCACTTGTACACGCCACGCGGTGA